The Rhizobium sp. BT03 genome has a window encoding:
- a CDS encoding ABC transporter ATP-binding protein, whose amino-acid sequence MTGLTLKDIRKSYGSVDVLHGIDLDIKQGEFIVFVGPSGCGKSTLLRMIAGLEAITGGEMYIDGHLVNDVPPSKRGIAMVFQSYALYPHMTVFDNMAFGMKIAGESKQEIERRVRAAAESLQLTKYLDRLPKALSGGQRQRVAIGRAICRDPKVFLFDEPLSNLDAALRVATRIEIARLNEQMADTTMIYVTHDQVEAMTLADRIVVLSAGNIEQVGAPLELYERPANLFVAKFIGSPAMNIIPATVAGTGNQTTVTLTGGMSVTLDVATGASEAGKPASFGVRPEDLRIADGADYLFEGEVSIVEALGEVTLLYIEGLVPGEPIVVKLPGIYDVKKGQKMRFAADRQKLHLFDATGHSYRK is encoded by the coding sequence ATGACTGGACTGACGCTGAAGGATATCCGCAAATCCTACGGTTCCGTGGACGTTCTCCACGGCATCGACCTCGATATCAAGCAGGGCGAATTCATCGTCTTCGTCGGTCCGTCCGGCTGCGGCAAATCCACGCTTCTGCGCATGATCGCCGGTCTGGAGGCGATCACCGGCGGCGAGATGTATATCGACGGCCATCTCGTCAATGACGTGCCGCCTTCCAAGCGAGGTATCGCCATGGTCTTCCAGTCCTATGCGCTCTACCCGCACATGACCGTCTTCGACAATATGGCTTTCGGCATGAAGATCGCCGGCGAAAGCAAGCAGGAGATCGAACGCCGCGTCCGGGCGGCGGCCGAGAGCCTGCAGCTGACCAAATATCTCGACCGCCTGCCGAAGGCGCTTTCCGGCGGCCAGCGCCAGCGCGTGGCGATCGGCCGCGCCATCTGCCGCGATCCGAAGGTCTTCCTGTTCGACGAGCCGCTCTCCAACCTCGATGCCGCGCTGCGTGTCGCCACCCGCATCGAGATCGCCCGGCTGAACGAACAGATGGCCGATACGACGATGATCTACGTGACCCACGACCAGGTCGAGGCGATGACGCTCGCCGACCGCATCGTCGTTCTCTCCGCCGGCAATATCGAGCAGGTCGGCGCGCCACTGGAGCTCTATGAGCGCCCGGCCAACCTCTTCGTCGCCAAATTCATCGGCTCGCCGGCCATGAACATCATCCCGGCGACGGTCGCCGGAACCGGAAATCAGACGACGGTGACGCTGACCGGCGGCATGTCGGTGACCCTCGATGTGGCGACCGGCGCTTCCGAAGCCGGCAAGCCGGCAAGCTTCGGCGTTCGTCCTGAGGATCTGAGGATTGCCGACGGCGCCGATTATCTTTTCGAGGGCGAGGTGTCGATCGTCGAAGCGCTCGGCGAAGTCACGCTGCTTTATATCGAAGGCCTGGTTCCGGGCGAGCCGATCGTCGTCAAGCTGCCCGGCATCTACGATGTGAAGAAGGGCCAGAAGATGCGTTTTGCCGCCGACAGGCAGAAGTTGCATCTGTTTGACGCGACCGGCCATAGCTACCGGAAATGA
- a CDS encoding alpha-glucosidase: MNVAPQSISTPDKDWWRGAVIYQIYPRSYQDSNGDGIGDLKGITARLPHVASLGVDAIWISPFFTSPMRDFGYDVSDYENVDSIFGTLVDFDTMIAEAHRLGIRVMIDLVISHSSDQHPWFVQSRSSKTNAKADWYVWADAKPDGTPPNNWLSIFGGSAWAWDPTRMQYYLHNFLTSQPDMNLHNPEVQDRLLDVVRFWLNRGVDGFRLDTINFYFHDPLLRDNPALAPERRNASTAPAVNPYNFQEHIYDKNRPENLAFLKRFRAVLEEFPAIAAVGEVGDSQRGLEIVGEYTSGNDKMHMCYAFEFLAPDPLTAERVEEVMQDFEAAAPDGWACWAFSNHDVVRHVSRWGGLVADHDAFAKLYASLLLSLRGSVCLYQGEELALTEADLAYQDLQDPYGIQFWPEFKGRDGCRTPMVWDSHVAQGGFSTVKPWLPVPVEHILRAVNVQQGDEASVLEHYRRFIAFRKLHPAFAKGEIEFEEPQGDALVFTREYGNEQLLCIFNMSPAETGVTLPAGEWQALTGHGFISNNYGDKIDIPAWGAYFARLA; encoded by the coding sequence ATGAACGTGGCTCCCCAATCGATCTCGACCCCCGACAAGGACTGGTGGCGCGGCGCGGTGATCTATCAGATCTACCCGCGCTCCTACCAGGATTCGAACGGTGACGGCATCGGCGACCTCAAGGGCATCACCGCCCGCCTGCCGCACGTGGCAAGCCTCGGCGTCGATGCGATCTGGATCTCGCCCTTCTTCACCTCGCCGATGCGCGATTTCGGTTATGACGTGTCCGACTACGAGAATGTCGATTCGATCTTCGGCACGCTGGTCGATTTCGACACGATGATCGCGGAGGCTCACCGCCTCGGCATCCGGGTGATGATCGACCTCGTCATCTCGCACAGCTCCGATCAGCACCCCTGGTTCGTGCAGAGCCGCTCCAGCAAAACCAACGCCAAGGCCGACTGGTATGTCTGGGCCGACGCCAAGCCGGATGGTACGCCGCCGAACAACTGGCTATCGATCTTCGGCGGCTCGGCATGGGCGTGGGATCCGACGCGCATGCAATATTACCTGCACAACTTCCTGACCTCGCAGCCGGATATGAACCTGCATAATCCTGAGGTGCAGGACCGTCTGCTCGATGTCGTGCGCTTCTGGCTCAATCGTGGCGTCGACGGCTTCCGCCTCGATACCATCAACTTCTATTTCCACGACCCGCTGTTGCGCGACAATCCGGCGCTCGCCCCCGAGCGCCGCAACGCCTCGACGGCGCCGGCGGTCAATCCCTATAATTTCCAGGAGCATATCTACGACAAGAACCGGCCGGAGAACCTTGCCTTCCTGAAGCGCTTTCGCGCCGTTCTCGAAGAATTCCCGGCAATCGCCGCCGTCGGCGAAGTCGGCGACAGCCAGCGCGGCCTTGAAATCGTCGGCGAATATACCTCCGGCAACGACAAGATGCACATGTGCTACGCCTTCGAGTTCCTGGCGCCCGATCCGCTGACGGCCGAGCGCGTCGAAGAGGTGATGCAGGATTTCGAAGCCGCCGCACCCGACGGCTGGGCCTGCTGGGCTTTCTCCAATCACGACGTCGTGCGCCATGTCAGTCGCTGGGGCGGGCTGGTCGCCGATCACGACGCCTTCGCCAAGCTCTACGCCTCGCTGCTGCTGAGCCTGCGCGGCTCCGTCTGCCTCTATCAGGGGGAGGAACTGGCGCTGACCGAGGCCGATCTCGCCTATCAGGATCTGCAGGATCCCTACGGCATCCAGTTCTGGCCGGAATTCAAGGGCCGTGACGGCTGCCGCACGCCGATGGTCTGGGACAGTCACGTCGCCCAAGGCGGCTTTTCCACAGTCAAGCCCTGGCTGCCGGTGCCGGTCGAGCATATTCTGCGCGCCGTCAACGTCCAGCAGGGCGACGAGGCCTCGGTGCTCGAGCACTATCGCCGCTTCATCGCCTTCCGCAAATTGCACCCGGCCTTTGCCAAGGGTGAGATCGAATTCGAGGAGCCGCAGGGCGACGCCCTGGTCTTCACCCGTGAATACGGCAATGAGCAGCTGCTCTGCATCTTCAACATGAGCCCGGCCGAAACCGGCGTCACTTTGCCCGCGGGAGAATGGCAGGCGTTGACGGGGCATGGCTTTATCAGCAACAACTATGGCGACAAGATCGATATTCCGGCCTGGGGGGCGTATTTCGCCCGTCTCGCGTAA
- the folD gene encoding bifunctional methylenetetrahydrofolate dehydrogenase/methenyltetrahydrofolate cyclohydrolase FolD produces MTTVIDGKNVAASVIQTVKSATAALEKSSGVTTGLAVVIVGDDPASHAYVGSKGRMAKECGFKSVQHTLPAETKQEDLAALVATLNADPSIHGILVQLPLPKPLDSEPIIQAILPEKDVDGLSIANAGKLAIGDLKTGLVSCTPAGAMVFVRRTHGEDLSGLNAVVIGRSNLFGKPMAQLLLNANATVTIAHSRTRNLAEVCRNADILVAAVGRPEMVKADWVKPGATVIDVGINRVAAPERGEGKTRLVGDVAFREVSEVASTITPVPGGVGPMTIAMLMANTVIAAHRAAGQTPPQF; encoded by the coding sequence GTGACGACAGTAATCGACGGCAAGAATGTAGCTGCATCGGTCATTCAGACGGTCAAGAGTGCGACGGCAGCGCTGGAAAAGAGCAGCGGCGTCACCACCGGCCTTGCGGTCGTCATCGTCGGCGACGATCCGGCAAGCCACGCCTATGTCGGCTCCAAGGGCCGCATGGCCAAGGAATGCGGCTTCAAATCCGTCCAGCACACGCTGCCGGCCGAGACGAAGCAGGAGGATCTGGCAGCCCTTGTCGCCACCCTCAACGCCGATCCGTCGATCCACGGCATCCTGGTGCAGCTGCCGCTGCCGAAGCCGCTCGACAGCGAGCCGATCATCCAGGCGATCCTGCCGGAAAAGGATGTCGACGGCCTGAGCATCGCCAATGCCGGCAAGCTCGCCATCGGCGACCTGAAGACCGGGTTGGTCTCCTGCACGCCGGCCGGCGCCATGGTCTTCGTCCGCCGCACCCATGGCGAGGATCTCTCCGGCCTCAACGCCGTCGTCATCGGCCGCTCCAACCTGTTCGGCAAGCCGATGGCGCAATTGCTGCTCAACGCCAATGCGACGGTGACGATCGCCCATTCGAGAACCAGGAACCTCGCCGAGGTCTGCCGCAACGCCGATATTCTGGTGGCCGCCGTTGGCCGGCCGGAGATGGTCAAGGCCGATTGGGTCAAGCCGGGTGCGACGGTCATCGACGTTGGCATCAACCGCGTGGCAGCCCCCGAAAGGGGCGAGGGCAAGACCCGGCTCGTCGGTGACGTCGCCTTCCGCGAGGTCTCCGAAGTCGCCAGCACCATCACCCCGGTTCCCGGCGGCGTCGGCCCGATGACCATCGCCATGCTGATGGCCAACACGGTCATCGCCGCGCATCGCGCCGCGGGGCAGACACCGCCACAATTTTGA
- a CDS encoding carbohydrate ABC transporter permease — MTAAASYFKIGPARLFVHAAVLLIVIVWLIPTLGIFVSALRDKDQIVVSGWWTSFVGSTQTVAVRLGTPDQQQQEGATYVIAGNVLEGQTGRSVKAFGNRVQQPAAFEAGQTADLGDGESLLINSDGSYRYMKNAAFSPDERPRRIYVSVSAPPEFTLQNYNTVLTGEGIGQSFINSLTVTIPATIIPILIAAFAAYALSWMEFPGRALLIALVVGLIVVPLQMSLIPLLRLYNEIGTMLGQPSKTYPGIWLAHTAFGMPLAIYLLRAYIAGLPKEIIESARVDGASDFEIFTRIVLPLSFPALASFAIFQFLWVWNDLLVAMVFLGTDKDHLVLTGSLNALLGSRGGNWEILTASAFVTIIVPLLVFFGLQRYLVRGLLAGSVKGG, encoded by the coding sequence ATGACCGCTGCCGCAAGCTACTTCAAGATCGGCCCCGCCCGTCTTTTCGTTCACGCCGCCGTTCTCCTGATCGTCATCGTCTGGCTGATCCCGACGCTCGGCATCTTCGTCAGCGCGTTGCGCGACAAGGACCAGATCGTCGTCTCCGGCTGGTGGACGTCCTTCGTCGGCTCGACCCAGACCGTCGCCGTCCGCTTGGGCACGCCGGACCAGCAGCAGCAGGAAGGTGCGACCTACGTCATCGCAGGCAACGTGCTTGAGGGCCAGACCGGCCGCTCGGTAAAAGCCTTCGGCAACCGCGTGCAGCAGCCGGCGGCCTTCGAAGCCGGTCAGACCGCCGATCTCGGCGACGGCGAAAGCCTGCTGATCAACAGCGACGGCAGCTACCGCTACATGAAGAACGCCGCCTTCTCGCCCGACGAAAGACCGCGGCGCATCTATGTCTCGGTCTCCGCGCCGCCGGAGTTTACGCTGCAGAACTACAACACGGTTCTGACCGGTGAGGGCATCGGCCAGTCCTTCATCAACTCGCTGACCGTGACGATCCCGGCGACGATCATCCCGATCCTGATCGCCGCCTTTGCCGCCTATGCGCTGAGCTGGATGGAGTTCCCCGGCCGTGCGCTGTTGATCGCGCTCGTCGTCGGCCTCATCGTCGTGCCGCTGCAGATGTCGCTGATCCCGCTGCTGCGCCTCTATAACGAGATCGGCACCATGCTCGGCCAGCCGTCGAAGACCTATCCCGGCATCTGGCTCGCCCACACCGCCTTCGGCATGCCGCTCGCCATCTATCTCCTGCGGGCCTATATCGCCGGCCTGCCGAAGGAGATCATCGAATCCGCCCGCGTCGACGGCGCCAGCGACTTCGAGATCTTCACCCGCATCGTATTGCCTTTGTCCTTCCCGGCACTCGCCTCCTTCGCCATCTTCCAGTTCCTGTGGGTGTGGAACGACCTGCTCGTCGCCATGGTCTTCCTCGGCACCGACAAGGACCACCTCGTTCTCACAGGCAGCCTGAACGCGCTGCTCGGCTCGCGCGGCGGCAACTGGGAGATTTTGACGGCCTCGGCCTTCGTCACCATCATCGTGCCGCTGCTCGTCTTCTTCGGGCTGCAGCGTTATCTGGTGCGCGGCCTGCTGGCGGGTTCGGTCAAGGGAGGCTGA
- a CDS encoding LacI family DNA-binding transcriptional regulator, with product MNLKQLSELLGLSQTTVSRALNGYPEVNEATRERVLQAVKETGYRPNKAAQRLATGKAGSIGLVMPTAPGHQSDVHFGEFLAGLGEEAVRHDFHFVIMPADPDDEVAALRRLAISGNVDALFVAYMRGHDPRLAMLKSLSMPYVVHGRSFGAEPDYPYLDIDNEGAFYDATRLLLQLGHTRFALMNGQMHLDFAIRRKNGVLSALAERGLALDEDCISHTLMTDEQGLLAMEHFLQLPQRPTAILCSSTVLALGAIRAVNQAGLRLGEDISLIAHDDVLPLLKPENFSVPLTTTRSSLRAAGVRIAQRLIGTVKEAGPFPEQELWKTELIVRASTGPAPQS from the coding sequence GTGAATCTCAAACAGCTATCGGAATTGCTGGGGCTGTCGCAGACGACGGTGAGCCGAGCGCTCAACGGCTATCCCGAGGTCAACGAGGCGACCCGGGAGCGCGTGCTGCAGGCCGTCAAGGAAACCGGATACCGGCCGAACAAAGCGGCGCAGCGGCTTGCGACCGGCAAGGCAGGCTCGATCGGCCTCGTCATGCCGACGGCGCCCGGCCACCAGTCCGACGTGCATTTCGGTGAATTCCTGGCCGGGCTCGGCGAAGAGGCGGTGCGCCACGACTTCCACTTCGTCATCATGCCGGCCGACCCGGACGACGAGGTTGCCGCACTCCGGCGCCTGGCGATCAGCGGCAATGTCGATGCGCTGTTCGTCGCCTATATGCGCGGCCACGATCCGCGGCTCGCCATGCTGAAGTCGCTGTCCATGCCCTATGTCGTCCACGGGCGTTCCTTCGGTGCGGAGCCCGATTATCCCTATCTCGACATCGACAATGAGGGCGCCTTTTACGATGCGACGCGGCTTCTGCTGCAGCTCGGCCATACGCGCTTTGCGCTGATGAACGGGCAGATGCATCTCGATTTCGCCATCCGCAGGAAGAACGGCGTCCTATCGGCCCTTGCCGAGCGCGGCCTGGCGCTCGACGAGGATTGCATCAGCCATACGTTGATGACGGACGAGCAAGGCCTGTTGGCGATGGAACATTTTTTGCAGCTGCCGCAGCGGCCGACGGCCATCCTCTGTTCCAGCACGGTGCTGGCGCTCGGCGCAATCCGCGCGGTCAACCAGGCGGGATTGCGGCTCGGCGAGGATATATCGCTAATTGCCCATGACGACGTGCTGCCGCTCTTGAAGCCTGAAAACTTCTCGGTGCCGCTGACGACGACGCGCTCCTCGCTGAGGGCCGCCGGCGTTCGCATCGCCCAGCGGCTGATCGGCACGGTGAAAGAGGCCGGCCCCTTTCCCGAACAGGAACTTTGGAAGACCGAACTGATCGTCCGGGCTTCGACCGGCCCTGCCCCGCAGTCCTAA
- the edd gene encoding phosphogluconate dehydratase: MSAHARISAITDRIVERSKPTRERYLERLRAAASKGVQRSVLGCANLAHGFAVCSPADKDALAGDRIPNLGIITAYNDMLSAHQPFETYPGIIREAAAEAGGVAQVAGGVPAMCDGVTQGQPGMELSLFSRDLIAMSAGVGLSHNMFDAALFLGVCDKIVPGLVIAALSFGHLPSIFVPAGPMTTGLPNDEKSRVRQLFAEGKVGRAELLEAESKSYHGPGTCTFYGTANSNQMLMEIMGFHMPGSSFINPGTPLREALTREAAKRALAITALGNEFTPAGEMIDERSVVNGVVGLHATGGSTNHTLHLVAMARAAGIQLTWQDIAELSEVVPLLARVYPNGLADVNHFQAAGGMGFLIKELLKHGLVHDDVRTVFGQGLQAYTVDARLGENRGVLREPSPEKSHDPKVLSSIETPFQANGGLKMLRGNLGKAVIKISAVKPERHVIEAPAIIFHSQQELQDAFKEGKLNRDFIAVVRFQGPKANGMPELHKLTPPLGVLQDRGFRVALLTDGRMSGASGKVPAAIHVTPEAVDGGPIARIRDGDIIRLDAIKGTLELLVDAADLAEREPVTVDLSDNEFGMGRELFAPFRRAVGASDQGASVLFHH; this comes from the coding sequence ATGTCCGCTCACGCACGCATATCTGCGATCACCGACCGCATTGTCGAACGCTCGAAACCAACCCGCGAGCGTTATCTGGAGCGCCTGCGCGCCGCCGCTTCCAAGGGCGTCCAGCGCTCGGTGCTCGGCTGCGCCAACCTTGCCCACGGCTTCGCGGTCTGTTCCCCCGCCGATAAGGATGCGCTCGCCGGCGACCGCATTCCCAATCTCGGCATCATCACCGCCTATAACGACATGCTCTCGGCTCACCAGCCGTTCGAGACCTATCCCGGTATCATCCGCGAGGCCGCCGCCGAGGCCGGCGGCGTGGCGCAGGTGGCGGGCGGCGTGCCGGCGATGTGCGACGGCGTCACCCAGGGCCAGCCGGGCATGGAGCTTTCGCTGTTCTCGCGCGACCTGATCGCCATGTCGGCAGGCGTCGGCCTGTCGCACAACATGTTCGATGCCGCCCTCTTTCTCGGCGTCTGCGACAAGATCGTGCCGGGCCTCGTCATCGCGGCATTGTCCTTCGGGCATCTGCCGTCGATCTTCGTTCCCGCCGGGCCGATGACGACCGGCCTGCCGAACGACGAGAAATCGCGCGTGCGCCAGCTCTTCGCCGAGGGCAAGGTCGGCCGCGCCGAGCTCTTGGAGGCGGAATCGAAATCCTATCACGGCCCCGGCACCTGCACCTTCTACGGCACCGCCAATTCCAACCAGATGCTGATGGAGATCATGGGCTTCCATATGCCCGGCTCCTCCTTCATCAATCCCGGCACGCCGCTGCGCGAAGCGCTGACTCGCGAAGCCGCCAAGCGGGCGCTGGCGATCACCGCGCTCGGCAATGAATTCACGCCGGCCGGCGAGATGATCGACGAGCGCTCGGTCGTCAACGGCGTCGTCGGCCTGCATGCGACCGGCGGCTCGACCAATCACACGCTGCACCTCGTCGCCATGGCGCGCGCGGCCGGCATCCAGCTTACCTGGCAGGACATTGCCGAACTTTCGGAAGTGGTGCCGCTGCTGGCCCGCGTCTATCCGAACGGGCTTGCCGACGTGAACCATTTCCAGGCGGCCGGCGGCATGGGCTTCCTGATCAAGGAACTGCTGAAGCACGGCCTGGTGCATGACGACGTGCGCACGGTCTTCGGCCAGGGCCTCCAAGCCTATACGGTCGATGCCCGGCTCGGCGAAAACCGCGGCGTGTTGCGCGAGCCGTCGCCGGAAAAGAGCCATGATCCGAAGGTGCTCTCCAGCATCGAGACGCCGTTCCAGGCGAATGGCGGGCTGAAGATGCTGCGCGGCAATCTCGGCAAGGCGGTGATCAAGATTTCGGCCGTCAAGCCGGAGCGTCACGTCATCGAGGCGCCGGCGATCATCTTCCACAGCCAGCAGGAGCTGCAGGACGCCTTCAAGGAAGGCAAGCTCAACCGCGATTTCATCGCCGTCGTGCGCTTCCAGGGGCCAAAGGCGAACGGCATGCCGGAGCTGCACAAGCTGACGCCGCCGCTCGGCGTGCTGCAGGATCGCGGTTTCCGCGTGGCGCTCCTGACCGACGGGCGCATGTCGGGGGCCTCAGGCAAGGTGCCGGCGGCAATCCACGTCACGCCCGAGGCGGTCGACGGCGGGCCGATCGCCCGCATCCGCGACGGCGACATCATTCGCCTGGACGCGATCAAGGGCACGCTCGAACTGCTCGTCGATGCGGCCGATCTGGCCGAGCGCGAGCCGGTGACCGTCGATCTCTCCGACAATGAATTCGGCATGGGCCGCGAGCTTTTCGCACCGTTCCGCCGCGCCGTCGGCGCTTCGGATCAGGGTGCGAGCGTGCTCTTCCACCACTGA
- the pgl gene encoding 6-phosphogluconolactonase, whose product MASTLHSFASPADLAGSLADKVADRLSAAISARGTASIAVSGGSTPKAFFQALSTRAIAWDKVTITLVDERFVPADNARSNHMLVDANLLQNKAKAARFVPLYQPAASVEEAARLATEKSAEIGIPFDVVILGMGGDGHTASFFPGGSNLAAALDASTPRGIITMEAEGAGEPRLTFTFSSLQDAALLVLHIEGEGKKDVLAKAEGSGDEADMPIRAILRRATSPVEIYWAP is encoded by the coding sequence ATGGCATCAACCCTGCATTCCTTCGCCAGCCCCGCAGATCTCGCCGGCAGCCTCGCCGACAAGGTCGCCGACAGGCTTTCGGCGGCGATCTCAGCCCGCGGAACGGCATCCATCGCCGTTTCCGGCGGCTCGACGCCGAAGGCCTTCTTCCAGGCGCTGTCGACGCGCGCCATCGCCTGGGACAAGGTGACGATCACGCTTGTCGACGAACGCTTCGTGCCGGCCGACAACGCGCGCTCGAACCATATGCTGGTCGATGCCAATCTCTTGCAGAACAAGGCAAAGGCGGCGCGTTTCGTGCCGCTTTACCAGCCGGCTGCCTCCGTCGAGGAGGCCGCGCGGCTTGCGACTGAAAAGAGCGCCGAGATCGGCATTCCCTTCGACGTCGTCATCCTCGGCATGGGCGGCGACGGCCACACCGCCTCGTTCTTTCCCGGCGGCAGCAATCTTGCCGCGGCGCTGGACGCATCGACGCCGCGCGGCATCATTACCATGGAAGCGGAAGGGGCCGGCGAGCCGCGCCTGACCTTCACTTTCTCCAGTCTTCAGGATGCCGCACTCCTGGTTCTCCATATCGAGGGCGAAGGCAAAAAAGACGTTCTCGCCAAGGCGGAAGGCAGCGGTGACGAGGCAGACATGCCGATCCGCGCCATTCTGCGCCGGGCCACTTCCCCGGTCGAGATCTACTGGGCTCCCTGA
- a CDS encoding ABC transporter substrate-binding protein, translated as MKKTFLMGVAVAALFAGAASAADLKFAPGQDSKFNWKSYDEFKAAHADLKGQPLTIFGPWRGEDEAFFQSVLAYFTEATGIDVKYSSSENYEQQIVIDTQAGSPPNIAVLPQPGLLADLASKGFLTPLGDENSKWIKDNYGAGDSWVGYGTYKGKDGKEAFYAFPYKADVKSLVWYVPENFEEAGYKIPTTMEELHALSDQIVKDGGVPWCIGLGSGGATGWPATDWVEDIMLRTQPPEAYDKWTTNELKFTDPAVVAAIDEFGKFAKNEKYVNGGVAAVASTDFRDSPKGLFSVPPKCYMHHQASFIPSFFPEGTKLGQDADFFYMPTYASHPELGKPVLGAGTLVSIAKDSKTARAFIDFLKTPIAHEVWMAQSSFLTPYKAVSTEAYANPQMKKEGEILTSATTFRFDGSDLMPGKIGAGAFWTGMVDFVGGKSAQDAAGEIQSAWDGIK; from the coding sequence ATGAAAAAGACATTTTTGATGGGCGTTGCCGTGGCAGCGCTTTTTGCCGGTGCTGCGTCCGCGGCCGATCTGAAATTTGCCCCGGGACAGGATTCCAAATTCAACTGGAAGAGCTATGACGAATTCAAGGCCGCACATGCCGATCTGAAGGGTCAGCCGCTGACGATCTTCGGGCCGTGGCGCGGCGAGGACGAGGCGTTCTTCCAGAGCGTTCTTGCCTATTTCACCGAAGCGACCGGCATCGATGTCAAATACTCCTCTTCGGAAAACTACGAACAGCAGATCGTCATCGACACCCAGGCAGGCTCGCCGCCGAATATCGCCGTTCTGCCGCAGCCGGGCCTCCTTGCCGATCTTGCCAGCAAGGGCTTCCTGACGCCGCTCGGCGACGAAAACTCCAAGTGGATCAAGGATAATTACGGCGCCGGCGACAGCTGGGTCGGTTACGGCACCTATAAGGGCAAGGACGGCAAGGAAGCCTTCTATGCCTTCCCTTATAAGGCCGACGTCAAGTCGCTCGTCTGGTATGTTCCTGAGAACTTCGAGGAAGCCGGCTACAAGATCCCGACGACCATGGAAGAGCTGCATGCTCTGAGCGACCAGATCGTCAAGGATGGCGGCGTTCCCTGGTGCATCGGTCTCGGTTCCGGCGGCGCCACCGGCTGGCCGGCGACGGACTGGGTCGAGGACATCATGCTGCGCACCCAGCCGCCTGAGGCCTACGACAAGTGGACGACTAACGAGCTGAAGTTCACCGATCCGGCCGTCGTTGCCGCGATCGACGAATTCGGCAAGTTCGCCAAGAACGAGAAATACGTCAATGGCGGCGTCGCGGCCGTGGCCTCGACCGACTTCCGCGACAGCCCGAAGGGTCTCTTCTCCGTTCCGCCGAAGTGCTACATGCACCATCAGGCCTCGTTCATTCCGTCCTTCTTCCCTGAGGGCACGAAGCTCGGCCAGGATGCCGACTTCTTCTACATGCCGACCTATGCTTCGCATCCCGAACTCGGCAAGCCGGTTCTCGGCGCCGGCACGCTCGTCTCGATCGCCAAGGATTCGAAGACGGCCCGCGCCTTCATCGACTTCCTGAAGACCCCGATCGCGCATGAGGTCTGGATGGCGCAGTCGAGCTTCCTGACCCCGTATAAGGCTGTCAGCACCGAGGCCTATGCCAACCCGCAGATGAAGAAGGAAGGCGAGATCCTGACCTCGGCCACCACCTTCCGCTTCGACGGTTCCGACCTGATGCCGGGCAAGATCGGCGCCGGCGCCTTCTGGACGGGCATGGTCGATTTCGTCGGCGGCAAGTCGGCTCAAGATGCCGCTGGCGAAATCCAGAGCGCCTGGGACGGCATCAAGTAA
- a CDS encoding carbohydrate ABC transporter permease, whose translation MLLQIVSALGVVVVAVFACSGYFYFSNKILDLALPVKDGDIRAASRNLNRRALIRPWLFIGPALFLLVVYLVYPVVATFILSFHDRAGQQFVGLANYKWALGDREFRQSIFNNILWLAVVPAACTFFGLVIAVMTDRIWWGNIAKSIVFMPMAISFVGASVIWKFIYEYRGGNDVQIGLLNAIVQTFGGTPEVWISVPFWNNFFLMVILIWIQTGFAMVILSAALRGIPEETIEAAVIDGANGWQIFWRIMVPQVWGSIAVVWTTITILVLKVFDIVLTMTNGQWQTMVLANLMFDWMFRGGGDSGRSAVIALIIMLAVTPIMVWNVRRANRELKGH comes from the coding sequence ATGCTGTTGCAGATAGTGTCCGCTTTGGGCGTCGTGGTCGTCGCCGTTTTCGCATGCTCGGGCTATTTCTATTTTTCCAACAAGATTTTGGATCTGGCTTTGCCGGTCAAGGATGGCGACATCCGCGCCGCCTCGCGCAATCTCAACCGCCGTGCCCTCATCCGGCCGTGGCTGTTCATCGGGCCGGCGCTCTTCCTGCTCGTCGTCTATCTCGTCTATCCGGTCGTTGCGACCTTCATCCTCTCCTTCCACGACCGCGCCGGGCAGCAATTCGTCGGCCTCGCCAATTACAAATGGGCGCTCGGCGACCGCGAATTCCGCCAGTCGATCTTCAACAACATCCTCTGGCTCGCCGTCGTGCCGGCCGCCTGCACCTTCTTCGGCCTGGTCATCGCCGTAATGACCGACCGTATCTGGTGGGGCAATATCGCCAAAAGCATCGTCTTCATGCCAATGGCGATCTCCTTCGTCGGCGCCTCGGTCATCTGGAAGTTCATCTATGAATATCGCGGCGGCAACGACGTCCAGATCGGCCTGCTGAACGCCATCGTCCAGACCTTCGGCGGCACGCCCGAGGTGTGGATCTCCGTTCCCTTCTGGAACAATTTCTTCCTGATGGTCATCCTGATCTGGATCCAGACCGGTTTTGCCATGGTCATCCTGTCGGCCGCCCTTCGCGGCATTCCCGAGGAGACGATCGAGGCCGCCGTCATCGACGGCGCCAATGGCTGGCAGATCTTCTGGCGCATCATGGTGCCGCAAGTCTGGGGCTCGATCGCGGTGGTATGGACGACGATCACCATCCTCGTCCTCAAGGTCTTCGACATCGTGCTGACCATGACCAACGGCCAGTGGCAGACGATGGTGCTGGCCAACCTGATGTTCGACTGGATGTTCCGCGGCGGCGGCGATTCTGGCCGAAGTGCTGTCATCGCCCTCATCATCATGCTCGCCGTCACGCCGATCATGGTGTGGAACGTGCGCCGCGCCAATCGCGAACTGAAGGGCCACTGA